One window of Bacillus alkalicellulosilyticus genomic DNA carries:
- a CDS encoding acyltransferase family protein, whose product MEKNTMPLYLSGADGIRALACLAVIFHHLTQNLAMQFQTPFIQESQAFFLLGNAGVSVFFVLSGFLLALPFWKNYFGGGQFPNMKQYVFRRAARIVPGFYVAFLVSILLAYLWQVHTEYQLLRIITGLTFTSGFHYTTLFPSELNGPLWSISFEVFSYLLMPLFMLGLFFFGKTRSFSKAISYWLGVMVVIILLNQGVHYLFTPDEFQRGWQYGLLGGAKYWMPNYNPIGFFGQFAIGIIASAVTVKLFSGSPRVEKFKQKGGFDAISVLSLACTFFFIFQMRHMMEFGFSLQNQPYYFPIFPLLVAIALSTATHSLWFGKLLDNVVFRFTAKVSFGLYIWHYLVIMAVERYWAQDFVYMGVTEFNTWVMISFVVLLVSYMIATLSFYFVEKPVLDWAYKKGNQSKSEPVVPKKAG is encoded by the coding sequence ATGGAAAAAAATACGATGCCTTTATACTTATCTGGTGCGGATGGAATTCGTGCTCTTGCTTGTTTAGCTGTTATTTTCCATCACTTAACGCAAAACTTAGCAATGCAATTTCAGACTCCATTTATCCAAGAATCCCAAGCCTTTTTCCTACTTGGAAATGCAGGGGTAAGTGTGTTTTTTGTTTTAAGTGGCTTTTTATTAGCCTTGCCATTTTGGAAAAACTATTTTGGTGGAGGACAGTTTCCAAATATGAAGCAATATGTGTTTAGGCGTGCAGCACGTATTGTTCCTGGGTTTTATGTGGCGTTTTTAGTGTCCATTCTGCTTGCCTATCTATGGCAGGTTCATACCGAATATCAACTTTTACGAATCATAACAGGTTTGACGTTTACGTCAGGGTTCCACTACACAACTCTTTTTCCTTCAGAATTAAATGGTCCATTATGGTCCATTAGCTTTGAAGTATTTAGTTACTTGTTAATGCCTTTATTTATGTTAGGTCTATTCTTTTTTGGGAAAACGCGTTCTTTCTCAAAAGCAATATCCTATTGGTTAGGTGTGATGGTAGTTATCATCTTACTTAATCAAGGTGTTCATTATCTTTTCACACCCGATGAGTTTCAGCGCGGTTGGCAATACGGATTACTAGGTGGGGCAAAATACTGGATGCCGAATTATAACCCAATTGGCTTTTTCGGACAATTTGCGATAGGGATTATTGCCTCGGCGGTCACAGTTAAGTTGTTCTCAGGGTCACCCCGTGTAGAGAAGTTTAAACAAAAGGGTGGATTTGATGCAATTAGTGTACTAAGTTTGGCTTGTACATTTTTCTTTATTTTTCAAATGCGCCATATGATGGAGTTTGGATTTAGCCTTCAAAACCAACCTTATTATTTTCCGATCTTTCCTTTATTAGTTGCGATTGCCTTAAGTACAGCGACTCATTCACTGTGGTTTGGCAAACTTCTTGACAATGTCGTATTTCGTTTCACCGCTAAAGTATCATTTGGTCTATATATTTGGCACTATCTAGTCATTATGGCTGTTGAAAGATATTGGGCCCAAGACTTTGTTTACATGGGTGTCACTGAATTTAATACTTGGGTAATGATTTCATTCGTTGTACTACTCGTATCCTACATGATAGCAACTCTATCGTTTTACTTTGTTGAAAAGCCGGTTCTTGATTGGGCATATAAGAAAGGAAACCAAAGTAAAAGTGAACCAGTGGTCCCAAAAAAGGCGGGATAA
- a CDS encoding DUF6944 family repetitive protein, translated as MATESERLLVGAWLDAVGTSLSAIAETRELVGLNELNNRLVAIGEGLQAVGTLLIGTVTTDDALNFTGNWIDGAGAAASSLGSYLQDQDEENGERNIRLEMFGDFLQSMGASISAVADYQAGEIEYAKGNALQGVGAALEVIGTELDLKERVEGQPLITIGAILQAIGSNTNALVATREYQEEAGT; from the coding sequence ATGGCAACCGAAAGTGAAAGACTGTTAGTTGGCGCGTGGCTTGATGCTGTAGGGACCTCACTTTCAGCTATCGCGGAAACTCGTGAGTTGGTCGGATTAAACGAGTTGAATAATCGGTTAGTAGCAATAGGGGAAGGCTTGCAGGCAGTCGGAACATTACTTATCGGAACGGTTACTACCGATGACGCGCTTAATTTCACCGGGAATTGGATAGATGGAGCGGGAGCCGCAGCTTCTTCACTTGGGTCCTATTTACAAGACCAAGATGAAGAAAATGGCGAAAGAAACATTCGTCTTGAAATGTTTGGTGATTTCCTACAATCGATGGGGGCATCAATAAGTGCAGTAGCTGATTATCAGGCTGGAGAAATAGAGTATGCAAAAGGAAATGCACTTCAAGGAGTAGGCGCAGCTTTAGAAGTAATTGGTACCGAGCTAGACTTAAAAGAAAGAGTGGAAGGTCAACCACTTATTACGATCGGAGCGATTCTTCAAGCGATTGGTTCAAATACCAATGCACTTGTTGCTACAAGAGAATATCAGGAAGAAGCCGGTACCTGA
- a CDS encoding heavy-metal-associated domain-containing protein, with translation MKNITLQVERMSCGHCINTVERALEGVQGVMQAKGDLAHNTVDVVYQESETDVSHMRKAVEDAGYWIV, from the coding sequence TTGAAGAACATTACATTACAAGTGGAACGAATGAGTTGTGGGCATTGTATAAATACGGTTGAAAGAGCATTGGAAGGTGTACAAGGAGTTATGCAAGCGAAAGGAGATTTAGCACACAACACAGTAGATGTTGTCTACCAGGAATCAGAGACCGATGTTTCTCATATGCGAAAAGCGGTTGAAGATGCTGGGTATTGGATTGTTTAA
- a CDS encoding YebC/PmpR family DNA-binding transcriptional regulator, with protein MGRKWNNIKEKKASKDANTSRIYAKFGRKIYVAAKQGEPNPESNIALRDVLERAKTYSVPKAIIERAIDKAKGGSDEVFDELRYEGFGPNGSMVIVDALTNNVNRTAAEVRAAFSKNGGNMGVSGSVAYMFDATAVIGVEGKTAEDVLELLMEADLDVRDIIEEGDSVIVYAEPEQFHAVQEAFRQAGISDFTVAELSMLAQSDVTLPEDAQAKFEKMIDAIEDLEDVQQVFHNVDLGE; from the coding sequence ATGGGCCGTAAATGGAACAATATTAAAGAAAAAAAGGCATCAAAGGATGCGAATACAAGTCGAATTTATGCTAAGTTTGGGCGAAAGATTTATGTCGCTGCCAAACAAGGTGAACCCAACCCAGAATCAAATATTGCGTTACGCGACGTTCTCGAACGAGCAAAAACATACAGTGTACCTAAAGCAATTATTGAACGCGCCATTGATAAAGCAAAAGGCGGTTCAGATGAAGTGTTTGATGAACTTCGTTATGAGGGGTTTGGACCGAATGGTTCTATGGTGATTGTTGATGCCTTAACGAATAATGTAAACCGCACAGCTGCTGAAGTTCGTGCTGCATTTAGTAAAAATGGTGGGAACATGGGTGTCAGTGGCTCGGTTGCTTATATGTTTGATGCAACGGCTGTCATTGGAGTGGAAGGGAAAACAGCAGAAGATGTTCTTGAATTATTAATGGAAGCAGACCTTGATGTCCGCGATATTATTGAAGAGGGTGACTCTGTTATCGTCTACGCAGAGCCAGAACAATTTCATGCCGTGCAAGAAGCGTTTAGACAAGCGGGGATAAGTGACTTTACAGTGGCTGAGTTATCAATGCTAGCCCAAAGTGACGTAACACTGCCTGAAGATGCACAAGCAAAGTTTGAAAAAATGATTGATGCCATTGAAGATTTAGAAGACGTACAACAAGTGTTTCACAACGTAGACTTAGGAGAGTAA
- a CDS encoding YjcZ family sporulation protein yields the protein MGHYAPGIGGFPLILVLFILLVIIGSAYVR from the coding sequence ATGGGTCACTACGCACCAGGCATCGGTGGATTTCCACTAATTCTAGTGTTGTTCATCTTGCTAGTTATTATCGGTTCAGCATATGTTCGATAA
- a CDS encoding YjcZ family sporulation protein, translating into MSFCGTPTTGGFGSGFALIVVLFILLVIVGSAYVL; encoded by the coding sequence ATGAGTTTCTGTGGCACACCAACAACAGGTGGTTTCGGTAGCGGTTTTGCGTTAATCGTGGTGTTGTTTATCCTACTTGTTATCGTAGGTTCAGCATACGTTCTATAA
- a CDS encoding DUF2621 family protein: MSTWFMWFIVLWSIFLITVMFIGGYFMFRKFLKRLPKEDGKSILDWQDHYIQKTIHLWSNEKKALLEELVEPVPSLFRDVAREKIAGKIGEIAMEEGAETITEELLIRGYIVATPKRDHKFLLKKLKEKQIDVTPYQYLFK; this comes from the coding sequence ATGTCTACATGGTTTATGTGGTTTATTGTACTTTGGTCTATATTTTTAATTACCGTCATGTTTATTGGTGGGTATTTCATGTTTCGTAAATTCTTAAAGCGACTACCAAAAGAAGATGGGAAGTCGATTTTAGATTGGCAAGATCATTACATCCAAAAAACAATACATTTGTGGTCTAATGAAAAAAAAGCATTGTTAGAGGAGCTTGTCGAACCAGTACCGAGTCTATTTCGAGATGTTGCCCGTGAAAAAATCGCAGGTAAAATTGGTGAAATTGCTATGGAAGAAGGGGCAGAAACCATTACGGAAGAATTACTCATTCGCGGATATATTGTCGCAACGCCTAAACGAGACCATAAATTCTTATTAAAAAAACTAAAAGAAAAACAAATAGACGTCACACCCTATCAATATTTGTTTAAATAG
- a CDS encoding CcdC family protein, translating into MSESFILLGTTVAAACMATLAIIIRLRAIKKPATVKKIIIPPIAMSTGFLMFLYEPARPAPLQVIEAVSVGLLFSILLIKTSTFEIKENQIYLKRSKAFVFILVGLLLARILFKLIIGDSINIEELSGMFFLLAYGMIIPWRIMMYREFKKVEQQLKQTQTKPIIPAET; encoded by the coding sequence ATGTCAGAATCATTCATTCTATTGGGTACAACCGTAGCCGCCGCATGCATGGCCACATTGGCTATCATTATTCGTCTAAGAGCAATCAAAAAACCGGCGACTGTCAAAAAAATCATTATTCCTCCGATTGCGATGTCTACTGGTTTCTTAATGTTTTTATATGAGCCAGCAAGGCCAGCACCACTTCAAGTGATTGAAGCCGTGTCGGTAGGACTACTTTTCTCAATCCTTTTAATTAAAACATCCACTTTTGAAATAAAGGAAAACCAAATCTATTTAAAACGCTCAAAAGCTTTTGTGTTTATTCTCGTAGGGCTTTTACTAGCAAGGATTCTCTTTAAACTAATCATTGGTGATTCGATTAATATAGAAGAGCTGAGTGGAATGTTCTTTTTGCTTGCCTATGGCATGATTATTCCATGGAGAATCATGATGTACCGAGAATTTAAAAAGGTGGAGCAACAACTCAAACAAACTCAAACCAAACCAATAATTCCAGCAGAAACATAA
- a CDS encoding copper ion binding protein, producing MKTEVIKVEGMNCDHCVRAVEGGLTKIKGVDRALVSLADKQVSVEFDEAKVTVQQLESKIEDLGYDVLK from the coding sequence ATGAAAACAGAGGTAATTAAAGTAGAAGGTATGAATTGTGATCATTGCGTCCGTGCGGTAGAAGGAGGACTAACAAAGATAAAAGGAGTAGACCGTGCACTTGTTAGCTTAGCAGACAAACAAGTATCAGTTGAATTTGATGAAGCTAAAGTTACAGTTCAACAATTAGAAAGTAAAATTGAAGACTTAGGCTATGACGTGTTGAAATAA
- a CDS encoding heavy metal translocating P-type ATPase, with protein MKKVQVPIKGMTCAACSTRIEKVLNKLEGVEASVNLPLEKASIQVNEQISLNGIVEKITDTGYAVPIEEAQLDIKGMTCAACSSRIEKVVSRLDGVRSIDVNLPLEKGKVTFYEGITDIDTVIQKINDAGFQATVIVDDKVIEHKSEDNFKQRLRFLVALVLSVPLLITMIDHFVTARMILPHWLMNGYLQWALATPIQFYAGWTFYKGAYHALKNKGANMDVLVAMGTSAAYFYSVWLVLQGEVYLFFETSAIIITLVLLGKLLEARAKGKTSEAIRTLIGLQAKKATAIIDGQEVELEIEEVQTGDTLIVKPGEKIPVDGEILTGYSSVDESMVTGESIPVDRGVGDSVIGSTLNKHGSFTMTATRVGKNSTLSQIIKIVEEAQTQKAPIQRLVDKISGVFVPTSVAIATLSFVVWYFLLGASFQEALINFTAVLVIACPCALGLATPTSIMVGTGRGASQGILFKGGEQLEIAHRANTILFDKTGTLTKGEPALTDVIELDSVNQEEILLLAASLEKQSEHPLGQAIVTAARGKELIQPEQFEAIPGRGIKGTLNSEMVLVGTRRLLQEHNIDIAPFEDTLQQLEEHGKTAMYVALENTAIGIIAVSDQIKDTAKETVNMLREQGFEIILITGDNKRTAEAIAKQVGISTVFYEVLPEDKANHVQRLKDSGKKVIMVGDGINDAPALALADVGIAIGSGTDVAIEAADITLLNDDLRSVAQAIHLSKLTMRNIKQNLFWAFIYNSIGLPIAAVGLLAPWIAGAAMAFSSVSVVGNALRLKRMK; from the coding sequence ATGAAAAAAGTTCAAGTCCCTATTAAAGGCATGACATGTGCAGCTTGCTCTACAAGAATTGAGAAAGTACTTAATAAACTTGAAGGTGTTGAGGCATCTGTTAATTTACCGCTAGAGAAGGCTTCCATTCAAGTGAACGAACAAATAAGTTTGAATGGAATCGTTGAAAAGATAACAGATACTGGCTATGCTGTACCGATAGAAGAAGCACAACTAGATATAAAGGGAATGACATGTGCAGCGTGTTCGTCACGAATAGAAAAAGTGGTGAGTCGGCTAGATGGAGTCCGTTCTATCGATGTGAACCTACCACTTGAGAAAGGGAAAGTCACCTTCTATGAAGGAATAACAGATATTGATACCGTAATACAAAAAATAAACGACGCTGGTTTTCAGGCAACTGTCATTGTAGATGATAAGGTAATTGAACATAAATCAGAAGATAATTTTAAACAACGACTTCGATTTTTAGTAGCGCTTGTCTTATCCGTCCCATTGCTAATCACGATGATTGACCATTTCGTAACTGCTAGAATGATACTTCCGCATTGGCTGATGAATGGGTACCTGCAATGGGCCTTAGCAACACCTATTCAATTTTATGCGGGCTGGACTTTTTATAAGGGTGCTTACCATGCGTTAAAAAATAAAGGTGCGAACATGGATGTATTGGTTGCAATGGGTACATCAGCTGCTTACTTTTATTCCGTATGGCTTGTGCTCCAAGGAGAAGTGTATTTATTTTTTGAGACAAGTGCAATTATCATTACGCTAGTATTGCTTGGGAAATTGCTTGAGGCTAGAGCTAAAGGGAAGACATCTGAAGCGATCCGAACGTTAATTGGTCTTCAAGCCAAAAAGGCAACAGCGATAATTGACGGTCAGGAAGTAGAACTAGAGATTGAAGAAGTCCAAACAGGAGATACGCTTATCGTAAAGCCTGGAGAGAAAATACCTGTAGATGGCGAGATTTTAACAGGGTATTCCAGTGTTGACGAATCAATGGTTACAGGAGAAAGCATACCAGTTGACCGAGGTGTAGGTGACAGTGTGATAGGGTCAACACTGAATAAGCATGGTTCATTCACGATGACGGCAACTCGAGTAGGGAAAAATTCAACATTATCACAAATTATAAAAATTGTTGAAGAAGCACAAACTCAAAAAGCGCCGATTCAAAGGCTTGTTGATAAAATATCTGGTGTATTCGTTCCAACTTCTGTCGCAATAGCTACATTATCTTTTGTTGTTTGGTACTTTTTATTAGGTGCTAGTTTTCAGGAAGCCCTTATTAATTTTACAGCTGTATTAGTCATCGCTTGTCCATGTGCACTTGGATTAGCTACTCCAACATCCATTATGGTAGGTACAGGAAGAGGGGCTAGTCAAGGAATTCTTTTTAAAGGTGGAGAACAATTAGAAATTGCACATCGGGCAAATACGATATTATTTGATAAAACAGGGACATTAACAAAAGGGGAGCCGGCTCTTACAGATGTCATTGAATTGGATTCTGTCAATCAAGAAGAGATTTTACTCCTCGCCGCTTCACTTGAAAAACAGTCAGAACATCCGCTTGGTCAAGCAATTGTTACAGCGGCAAGGGGAAAAGAACTTATTCAACCGGAACAATTTGAAGCGATACCTGGAAGGGGTATAAAAGGGACGCTTAATTCAGAAATGGTACTTGTAGGAACGAGGCGATTACTGCAAGAACATAATATTGATATCGCTCCTTTTGAAGACACGCTTCAACAGCTTGAGGAACATGGAAAAACCGCGATGTATGTGGCACTTGAAAACACTGCCATTGGTATTATAGCTGTCTCTGACCAAATTAAAGATACGGCCAAAGAAACGGTTAACATGCTTCGAGAGCAAGGCTTTGAAATTATTCTCATAACAGGAGATAATAAACGTACGGCTGAAGCCATTGCAAAGCAGGTTGGGATATCAACTGTGTTTTATGAAGTACTGCCAGAAGATAAAGCAAATCATGTCCAACGCCTTAAAGACAGTGGCAAAAAAGTAATAATGGTGGGAGATGGCATTAATGACGCTCCGGCTCTTGCTCTTGCCGATGTTGGAATTGCAATAGGGTCAGGTACAGATGTAGCGATTGAAGCAGCTGATATTACGTTACTTAACGATGATTTACGGTCAGTAGCTCAAGCCATTCACTTAAGTAAACTAACGATGAGAAATATAAAACAAAATTTATTTTGGGCTTTTATCTATAACTCAATTGGTTTACCAATTGCTGCAGTTGGCTTATTAGCACCTTGGATTGCAGGTGCTGCTATGGCATTTAGTTCGGTGTCAGTTGTCGGAAATGCGCTACGATTAAAAAGAATGAAATAG
- a CDS encoding metal-sensitive transcriptional regulator, with amino-acid sequence MEKLPIDLTPVGSSIGKSKEEKAQILNRLKRIEGQVRGIQKMVDDERYCVDVLIQLSAVNAALKKVGFSLLENHTKGCVVQAIQSNDGDAAIEELMKVIHQFTKS; translated from the coding sequence ATGGAAAAGTTACCTATTGATTTAACTCCAGTTGGGAGTAGTATTGGAAAATCAAAAGAGGAAAAAGCACAAATTCTTAATCGGTTGAAACGAATTGAAGGTCAGGTTCGTGGTATTCAAAAAATGGTAGATGACGAAAGGTATTGCGTTGATGTCCTGATTCAGTTGTCAGCTGTTAATGCAGCGCTTAAAAAAGTAGGGTTTTCTTTATTAGAAAATCATACGAAAGGCTGTGTCGTTCAAGCCATTCAATCCAACGATGGTGATGCGGCAATTGAGGAATTAATGAAAGTGATCCATCAATTTACTAAATCCTAG
- a CDS encoding aspartyl-phosphate phosphatase Spo0E family protein: protein MEKELLAAIEEKRIELIEYGLQHGLSSEVSLQRSQELDKLLNLYANFQKNKKDKAKVR, encoded by the coding sequence GTGGAAAAAGAGTTGCTAGCGGCAATTGAAGAAAAGAGAATAGAACTAATTGAGTATGGTCTACAACATGGGTTAAGTTCCGAAGTATCACTACAACGTAGTCAAGAACTGGACAAGCTTTTAAACCTTTATGCCAACTTTCAAAAGAATAAAAAGGACAAAGCCAAAGTACGATAG
- a CDS encoding YneF family protein: MWTPWTFLWVFLALLAGVALGFFIARKTMMNYLKKNPPINEQMLRMMMMQMGQNPSQKKINQMMKAMQKQQK; the protein is encoded by the coding sequence ATGTGGACACCTTGGACGTTTTTATGGGTATTCTTAGCTTTGCTTGCTGGTGTGGCTCTTGGATTCTTTATTGCTCGAAAAACAATGATGAACTACTTAAAGAAAAACCCACCTATTAATGAGCAAATGCTTCGTATGATGATGATGCAAATGGGACAAAACCCGTCTCAAAAGAAAATCAATCAGATGATGAAAGCAATGCAAAAACAACAAAAATAA
- the sirA gene encoding sporulation inhibitor of replication protein SirA has product MRQYDIYLMEEEIARQYFGQESKLFHLFLEQKNGRAQNVEVINKQIDFITQPISTLQLQQILTSTFRHNTYHREFQNSHYLSIKHPYSEAELTLNPNHLKLVSTGEYEAETLFFEALRKYDPYFYAIESTQFRYGWLNPIKQFKLI; this is encoded by the coding sequence ATGAGACAATATGACATCTATTTGATGGAGGAAGAGATTGCACGTCAGTATTTTGGTCAAGAATCAAAGCTATTTCATCTGTTTTTAGAACAAAAAAATGGACGAGCCCAAAATGTCGAAGTTATTAACAAACAAATTGACTTTATCACACAACCCATATCAACATTACAGTTACAACAAATATTAACGTCAACCTTTAGACATAACACATATCATCGCGAGTTTCAGAACAGCCACTACTTAAGCATAAAACATCCTTATAGTGAAGCTGAGCTAACGTTGAATCCAAACCATCTGAAGCTTGTAAGTACTGGTGAGTACGAAGCGGAAACGTTGTTTTTTGAAGCGCTACGAAAGTATGACCCATACTTTTATGCGATTGAAAGCACGCAGTTTCGGTACGGCTGGTTAAATCCAATTAAACAATTTAAACTGATTTAA
- the tkt gene encoding transketolase yields MTTQEQQLAINTIRTLAIDSIEKANSGHPGMPMGAAPMAFALWTKFMNHNPKNPEWFNRDRFILSAGHGSMLLYSLLHLTGYDLSLEDLQNFRQWGSKTPGHPEFGHTPGVEATTGPLGQGIAMAVGFAMAERHLASTYNKDNFPIVDHYTYSICGDGDLMEGVSHEAASLAGHLKLGRLVVLYDSNDISLDGDLDLSFSENVEQRYKAYGWQVIRVEQGNDVEEISKALEAAKADDRPTLIEIKTTIGYGSPNKSGKSASHGSPLGSDEVKLTKEAYAWSYENEFHIPEEASKLFAEVQQNGQQQENEWNELFAKYEQEYPELAKQFATAVKGELPEGWDKDAPVYETGKGVATRSASGDAINAFAPHIPQLIGGSADLAGSNKTLMNNESNYNRDDYSGRNLWFGVREFAMGAAVNGMALHGGLKVFGATFFVFSDYLRPAVRLSALMNLPVIFVFTHDSIAVGEDGPTHEPVEQLASFRAMPGLSVIRPGDGNETIAAWKVALESKDTPTLLVLTRQDLKTIAGTAENAYEGVQKGAYVVSKANGKVDALLLASGSEVPLAVEAQQVLEKDGIHAQVVSMPSWDRFEKQSAEYKESVIPSHVKARLGIEMGSSLGWSKYIGDHGDVIAIDTFGASAPGEKIMDEYGFSVENVVAKLKVLLEK; encoded by the coding sequence TTGACAACACAAGAACAACAATTAGCAATTAATACGATTCGAACGCTAGCAATCGATAGTATTGAAAAAGCAAATTCAGGACATCCAGGGATGCCGATGGGTGCGGCTCCAATGGCTTTTGCATTATGGACAAAGTTTATGAATCACAACCCAAAAAATCCAGAATGGTTTAATCGTGACCGTTTTATCTTATCTGCAGGTCATGGTTCAATGCTATTATATAGCTTACTTCATCTAACTGGTTATGACTTATCATTGGAGGATTTACAAAACTTCCGTCAATGGGGAAGTAAAACTCCTGGACATCCAGAGTTTGGTCATACTCCAGGGGTAGAAGCTACGACAGGTCCACTTGGACAAGGTATCGCAATGGCTGTTGGTTTTGCTATGGCTGAAAGACACTTAGCTAGTACTTATAATAAAGACAACTTCCCAATCGTTGATCATTATACATACAGCATTTGTGGTGATGGTGACCTAATGGAAGGTGTTTCTCATGAAGCGGCATCTCTAGCAGGGCATTTGAAACTAGGAAGATTAGTCGTTCTATATGATTCAAATGATATTTCTTTAGATGGAGACCTTGATTTATCATTTTCAGAAAATGTAGAACAACGATATAAAGCGTATGGATGGCAAGTAATCCGTGTTGAGCAAGGAAATGACGTTGAAGAGATTTCAAAAGCTCTTGAAGCAGCTAAAGCGGATGACCGTCCAACATTAATTGAAATTAAAACAACAATTGGATATGGTTCTCCTAACAAATCAGGAAAATCAGCTTCACATGGTTCTCCACTAGGTTCTGATGAAGTAAAATTAACAAAAGAAGCGTATGCATGGTCTTATGAGAATGAATTCCATATTCCTGAAGAAGCTTCTAAGTTGTTTGCTGAAGTCCAACAAAATGGACAACAACAAGAAAATGAGTGGAATGAACTTTTTGCTAAGTATGAACAAGAGTACCCAGAATTAGCAAAACAATTTGCAACGGCTGTTAAAGGAGAACTTCCTGAAGGTTGGGATAAAGACGCTCCTGTGTATGAAACAGGAAAAGGCGTAGCAACTCGATCAGCTTCTGGAGATGCGATTAACGCATTTGCTCCACATATTCCTCAACTAATTGGGGGGTCAGCTGACCTTGCTGGATCCAATAAAACGTTAATGAATAACGAATCTAACTACAATCGTGATGATTATAGTGGCCGTAACTTATGGTTTGGGGTTCGTGAGTTTGCAATGGGTGCTGCCGTTAATGGTATGGCATTACATGGTGGATTAAAAGTATTCGGAGCAACATTCTTTGTATTCTCTGATTACTTACGCCCAGCTGTTCGTTTGTCTGCACTTATGAACTTACCAGTTATTTTTGTCTTTACACATGACAGTATTGCTGTTGGTGAAGATGGACCAACTCATGAGCCAGTTGAGCAATTGGCATCATTCCGTGCAATGCCAGGTCTTTCTGTTATCCGACCTGGGGATGGCAATGAAACAATTGCTGCTTGGAAGGTAGCACTTGAAAGTAAGGATACGCCAACTTTACTAGTGTTAACACGTCAAGATTTAAAAACAATTGCGGGAACAGCTGAAAATGCATATGAAGGCGTTCAAAAAGGTGCCTATGTTGTTTCTAAAGCAAATGGTAAAGTAGATGCTCTTCTGTTAGCTTCGGGTTCTGAAGTTCCTCTAGCTGTGGAAGCTCAACAAGTACTTGAAAAAGACGGAATCCATGCTCAAGTTGTTTCTATGCCTAGCTGGGACCGTTTTGAGAAGCAATCTGCAGAATATAAGGAAAGCGTGATTCCAAGCCATGTTAAAGCTCGTCTTGGTATTGAAATGGGATCTTCTCTTGGTTGGAGCAAGTATATAGGTGACCATGGTGATGTCATTGCGATTGACACATTTGGTGCATCCGCTCCTGGAGAGAAAATCATGGATGAGTATGGCTTCAGCGTAGAAAATGTAGTAGCCAAACTTAAAGTTCTATTAGAGAAGTAA
- a CDS encoding DUF896 domain-containing protein translates to MLSKEKIKRINELSKKSKETGLSSEEANEQKALRLEYIQSFRSSFNNQLHSIKVVDEKGEDVTPEKLKVSKASKGRLKH, encoded by the coding sequence ATGTTATCCAAAGAAAAAATAAAAAGAATAAACGAATTATCAAAGAAATCAAAAGAAACCGGATTATCATCAGAAGAAGCTAATGAACAAAAGGCATTAAGGCTGGAGTATATTCAGTCTTTTCGTAGTTCCTTTAATAATCAACTACATTCGATTAAAGTTGTTGATGAAAAAGGAGAAGACGTTACACCGGAAAAGTTAAAAGTGAGTAAAGCAAGTAAAGGACGTCTAAAGCACTAA